Proteins found in one Panicum hallii strain FIL2 chromosome 4, PHallii_v3.1, whole genome shotgun sequence genomic segment:
- the LOC112889662 gene encoding transcription termination factor MTEF1, chloroplastic-like, whose amino-acid sequence MLLLRRQLLPLLHAISPLPSPIHHRTCPLLSISTSASATPFSLEEYLVAACGLAPAQARETAKKALDKASKASNKKAFEELCKSRLRSASNPDAILALLSGVGLTRTDIASIVAADPLLLRSSVKNVGPRLHALRDCLGLSAPQIARFLLLGSPALRGCDIVPKLEFFISFYGSFERLLVVMKKNKAILFSDLERVIKPNIALLCQRGLNVRDIFHSRVLTFNPEQVKEFVLRAEELGVHRSSPMFKRTIKSLSYINKEKVAPKLKFLKSTLGCSESEVAIAVSRMPSILPLSEELLLRKIHFLIKEVGMEPQYIVERPILLSFSLEKRLVPRHCVMKVLQEKGLLSSKMGFFSFAQIGEKTFKLKYIDYHKDSVPGLADAYATASAGVVPSGIKL is encoded by the coding sequence atgctgCTCCTCCGAAGGCAACTCCTACCTCTGCTCCACGCGATCTCCCCGCTCCCTTCCCCAATCCACCACCGTACCTGCCCCCTACTTTCTATCTCCACCTCTGCCTCCGCCACCCCTTTCTCCCTCGAGGAATACCTCGTCGCCGCCTGTGGCCTCGCCCCAGCTCAAGCCCGCGAGACGGCCAAGAAAGCGTTAGATAAAGCATCCAAAGCCAGTAACAAGAAGGCATTCGAGGAGCTCTGCAAGTCCCGCCTCAGATCCGCATCCAACCCGGACGCCATCCTCGCCCTGCTCTCCGGCGTCGGCCTCACCCGGACCGACATCGCCTCCATCGTCGCCGCGGACccgctcctcctccgctccTCGGTGAAGAACGTCGGCCCTCGCCTCCACGCCCTCCGCGACTGCCTCGGTCTGTCCGCACCCCAGATCGCTCGCTTCCTCCTTCTCGGCTCACCCGCCCTCCGCGGCTGCGATATCGTTCCCAAGCTGGAGTTCTTCATCTCCTTCTATGGCTCATTTGAGCGGCTCCTCGTGGTCATGAAGAAGAACAAAGCCATCCTATTTTCGGATTTGGAGAGGGTGATCAAGCCTAACATCGCGCTGCTTTGTCAGCGCGGTCTAAATGTTCGAGATATTTTCCACTCGCGGGTGCTTACCTTCAACCCAGAGCAAGTCAAGGAGTTCGTGTTGCGCGCGGAAGAGCTTGGGGTGCACCGCAGCTCGCCGATGTTCAAGCGCACAATCAAATCTCTCTCATATATCAACAAAGAGAAGGTCGCTCCCAAGCTCAAGTTTTTGAAGAGTACTCTTGGTTGCTCCGAGAGTGAAGTTGCTATTGCAGTGTCCAGGATGCCAAGTATTCTCCCATTGTCTGAGGAGCTCCTTCTCCGCAAGATTCACTTCTTGATAAAAGAGGTTGGAATGGAGCCTCAGTACATTGTTGAAAGGCCTATCCTGTTATCATTCAGCCTGGAGAAGCGGCTAGTGCCCCGGCATTGTGTCATGAAGGTCCTGCAGGAAAAGGGATTGCTGAGTAGTAAAATGGGCTTTTTCTCATTTGCTCAAATTGGAGAGAAGACTTTCAAATTGAAGTATATCGACTATCACAAGGACTCTGTTCCTGGGCTTGCAGATGCTTACGCCACAGCTAGTGCTGGTGTTGTGCCCTCTGGAATCAAATTATAA
- the LOC112890544 gene encoding type I inositol polyphosphate 5-phosphatase 5-like encodes MEEDPQSLSAARARLKSASLNYVDLPNRQNDDTCQYQMFVATWNVGGKTPNNRLNLQDFLQVEESPDIYVLGFQEIVPLTAGNVLVVEDNEPASRWLAIIHQALNEPQEQPDDDDDPPPPEPPEGRRHHHHHRRRDSSLFFQTPSLKVLSNSYRVDSALVKTCNCSAEPSSMRRKAAEVRASVYRAEAEADVPSTSAAAGETSTSGCGDAEADNADGTTPTSQYEPGGCGGGGMSYCLIASKQMVGLFLSVWVKRELVEHIGHLRVDCVGRGIMGWLGNKGCIAISMTLHRSSLCFVCSHLASGEKEGDELRRNADVAEILRSAHFPRACKSPASHRIPERILEHDRIIWLGDLNYRVSLSYEETRTLLEENDWDTLLEKDQLMIEREAGRVFRGWKEGKINFAPTYKYTQNSDAYAGETAKSKKKRRTPAWCDRILWHGDGIEQLQYLRGESRFSDHRPVCGVFAVEVDADDGSKIMRSYYSANARIGYDRPA; translated from the exons ATGGAGGAAG ATCCACAGAGTCTGAGTGCAGCACGGGCGCGGTTGAAGAGCGCGAGCCTGAACTACGTGGATTTGCCCAACAGGCAGAACGATGATACATGCCAGTACCA GATGTTTGTGGCTACCTGGAATGTTGGAGGGAAGACTCCGAACAATCGGCTTAACCTGCAGGATTTTCTTCAAGTTGAAGAATCCCCTGACATTTACGTCTTGGG GTTTCAGGAAATAGTTCCCCTGACGGCCGGCAACGTGCTGGTCGTGGAGGACAACGAGCCGGCATCCCGGTGGCTGGCCATCATCCACCAGGCGCTCAACGAGCCCCAGGAGCAgcccgacgacgacgacgacccgcctccgccggagccgcccgaaggccggcgccaccaccaccaccaccgccgccgcgactCCTCGCTCTTCTTCCAGACGCCGTCGCTCAAGGTGCTCAGCAACAGCTACCGCGTCGACAGCGCGCTCGTCAAGACGTGCAACTGCTCCGCCGAGCCGTCCTCCATGCGCCGCAAGGCGGCGGAGGTCCGCGCTTCCGTGTACCgcgccgaggccgaggccgacgtgccgtccacgagcgccgccgccggcgagacgTCCACCAGCGGGTGCGGCGACGCCGAGGCGGACAACGCGGACGGCACCACGCCGACATCGCAGTACGAgcccggcggctgcggcggcggcggcatgagCTACTGCCTGATCGCGAGCAAGCAGATGGTGGGGCTGTTCCTGTCGGTATGGGTGAagcgggagctggtggagcacATCGGCCACCTCCGCGTGGACTGCGTCGGCAGGGGCATCATGGGCTGGCTCGGCAACAAGGGCTGCATCGCCATCAGCATGACGCTGCACCGCAGCAGCCTCTGCTTCGTCTGCAGCCACCTGGCCTCCGGGGAGAAGGAGGGCGACGAGCTGCGCCGGAACGCCGACGTCGCCGAGATCCTCAGGAGCGCGCACTTCCCGCGCGCATGCAAGTCGCCGGCCAGCCACAGAATCCCCGAGAGGATTCTTGAGCACGA CCGGATCATATGGCTCGGCGATCTGAACTATCGAGTGTCGCTGAGCTACGAAGAGACGAGAACCTTGCTGGAGGAGAATGATTGGGACACTCTATTGGAGAAAGATCAG TTGATGATCGAGAGAGAAGCTGGAAGGGTGTTCCGAGGGTGGAAGGAAGGCAAGATCAACTTCGCGCCGACGTACAAGTACACGCAGAACTCCGACGCCTACGCCGGCGAGACGGCCAAGTCCAAGAAGAAGCGGAGGACGCCCGCATG GTGCGACCGGATACTGTGGCACGGCGACGGCATCGAGCAGCTGCAGTACCTGCGCGGCGAGTCGAGGTTCTCCGACCACCGGCCGGTCTGCGGCGTGTTCGCCGTCGAGGTGGACGCCGACGACGGGAGCAAGATTATGAGGAGCTACTACTCCGCGAACGCGCGGATCGGGTATGACAGGCCGGCGTAG